The following are from one region of the Quercus robur chromosome 1, dhQueRobu3.1, whole genome shotgun sequence genome:
- the LOC126728218 gene encoding uncharacterized protein LOC126728218 — protein sequence MAALEGSHVVTGCESACLYRHSATGSSDVSLSGDSDDQSWHSPLEIEGVSDSQRDSSAGSICMSEVDLESGVVEVKVHLGKVDRDCRICHLVLEGNREAGLPIELGCLCKGDLGAAHKKCAETWFKIKGNTTCEICGTIALNVAGEQRNEAINATAIAPSASSAPVIFVESRTIWHGRRIMNFLLACLVLGFVISWLFHFKILS from the exons ATGGCAGCTTTAGAGGGTTCCCATGTTGTCACAGGCTGTGAAAGTGCCTGCCTTTATCGACATTCTGCTACTGGGAGCAGTGACGTGTCACTCTCCGGCGACTCCGACGACCAGTCATGGCACTCGCCGTTGGAGATTGAAGGTGTCTCAGACTCTCAGAGGGACTCTTCTGCTGGGTCAATTTGTATGTCAGAGGTGGACTTGGAAAGTGGGGTTGTGGAGGTGAAAGTGCATTTGGGTAAAGTGGATAGAGATTGTAGGATTTGCCATTTGGTTTTGGAGGGTAATAGAGAAGCTGGGTTGCCAATTGAGTTGGGATGTCTTTGTAAAGGTGATCTGGGTGCTGCTCACAAAAAATGTGCTGAGACATGGTTCAAGATTAAGGGAAATAC AACTTGTGAGATCTGTGGCACCATTGCACTCAATGTTGCTGGTGAGCAGAGAAATGAAGCAATCAATGCTACTGCCATTGCCCCCTCAGCATCATCAGCACCTGTGATATTTGTTGAGAGTCGAACCATCTGGCATGGCCGCCGCATAATGAATTTCCTACTGGCCTGCTTGGTCCTTGGCTTTGTCATTTCGTGGCTTTTTCACTTTAAAATTCTATCATGA